The DNA segment GATGTCATGAACCTGATGGAGGTGCCGTTATTCCCGGATCGCAAGCCTGCCTCGGACTGTTATTGTCCCCCTGGCATGATTTCTATTCCACTCAAAAAGGCTCTCAAACCCGGTCAGGCCGTGGCCATCCGTGTGGAGTTAGAGGAAAAAAAGATCATGGCTACCGTGATCAGGGCTTCGTTTGGTGTTTTTACAGATGCCTTTGGGGTTTCTCTGGGAGAAGGCGCATTACGCAAGGAATTAGGATTGGATTTAGAGCCATTTGCAGAAGTGATCGATCAAGATATTGCCTGTAATGTACTCAAGGCAGGACAACAAGGAAAAGGGATGTTTGTCCAATCTCTGAGTGATGAAAGGCTGAAACGACTGAATGCCGGAGATCCGCGTCTTTGTTACCCCTATCTGTGTACAGCGTCCCAAGGCAGTTCCCAAGATCCTTTGTATGGATATCTTTGTGATGGAATGGCGATGGCGCGGTATAAATTAACGCCGTGCGACCTCCCCACCTATATCGAGCTGGAGGAATAGGACATGCTGAGGTCGCGATTGGCGGCTTGTCCAAAGCCGTGGTTTTTTATTCCTGAATGTCATGCTTGGACACCTCGAATGCTGGAAGGAGGGGAATTACGGTTATTGGTTTATGCCGCATTGGGACAAGGATGTCAGGGGGTGAAGTACTTTATGTATAATGATTTTAATGGAATTAAAGGTTTCAAATCCAGTCCTTTGCTTACCGAGGAAATCAAGAAGCTAAACCGTGAGATTAAAATCCTCGAGCCACTTTTGGGGAAAGCTAACCATGTGGACAGCTGGACATATTCCATGAGCGGTGCGAAATTACGGCCAGGAAACCCTTTTTTAAGTCCAGATCTACAAAGTGGATTCCGAGTTTATACTTTATGGAGCGGGGATGAGGGTGTCATGGTTCTTGTCCGTAACCTTGATTATACGACAGACCGTGCCCCTAATGATTCCGGGCGCAATCCCCGTTTCCATTATAAGCAAAAAGATAATATAACCTTTGATGTAAGGAAACCGGTGTGGCTGAATCTCTCCACAAATGAAGAGGGTCTATTCAAGGCGGTTAATCCCTTAACCATGAAGTCTGTGGAAGGAAAAATCATCAATGGGAATTTGACCTTTAAACTGTCCAGATTGGATTTAACAGAAGTTATTTGGATTCCCAATCGCAAATAATCGGCCTATCATCATTATTTACTGGGATTAAACTTTTTTGATGAGAGTTTCATAAAATAGTTTGAATTGTGTCTTGAGGAATAAATTGTAAATTTCAGGGTAATGAGAATATTTTTGATCATAGGTTTATTAATCAACCTGACATCTTTGCTTCTTCTAGCAGAGGAGCGTATTCCTGAGAGTAAAAGACAATTTATCAATATATATCCAGTAGGTGATGTCGCCAAGACAGGGGAATTAAACCAAGAACCAAAGCTGGATGATTGGAAATCTGAAGCATTTGTGGAAATTTATGAGGATACTTCATTAAAGGACCGGTTTTTAGTAAAAGTCGCTTTTGCCTATGACTTTGAAAACCTTTATATTGCAGCAGAATTCATCGATGAATCCCCATTAGTTAATAAGATTCATCCAGGAGTAGAACCATCAAAAGGATGGAGTGGTGATTCTTTTCAGATCAGGATCATTGCGGATTCTGGAGTAAGACATCCAATCGCGGCAAATGTGGCTAATAGTGATATAATAATCCATTTAACCATGTGGCTTTATAGTGAGCTCTCCTTACCTGCAGTGGATGTAAGATATGGAATGAATTATCAACCGGGGCCAGTGTTAATCGGAAATTCAAGTGGTTTAGTCTTTAAGAAAAGTGAAAATGTTATCCCGGGAGGCTATATCATGAAAGCCAAGATTCCTTGGAAGGCGATAGGAGTAAAAACCCCGCCGAGTCCGGGAGATAAATGGGTGATGACCATACAACCATTGTGGGCAAATCAAAACGGGGACTTAGTGCATCATTTCTTTGACTGCATTAGTCGTGGTGCCTATCAGTTTGAAGGAACGGAGGGATGGGGAGAGGGACGATTTTTGTCGCTAGGACAAACAGATGTCGCCTTTCAAGAGCAGGTGGATTGGCAAAAAAGCCGGGAGAATAAAGAACGGGCCTATGAACAAATCCATAAAGCAAGGAACACTTCCCCCAAAGGTGATAAAGAAATAGGGCTTACTGCACCAAAACTAGAAAAAAAAGATGGCATACTCTCTATTACTTATACAATCTCGCAGGGGGCATATGTCAGTATGGCCGTGGCCCGTGAAGACGGGTATTTGATAAAGACTCTACTGACTAAGGAGTGGAGAGAAAAAGGTATTCATATAGAAGAATGGAAAGGACAGGATGAGGATGGAGAGGATATTCCCACAGGAAAATATAAAATCAAGATGTTAGCACATCACGGAATCACCCCGCGATATGTGACAACAGTAATGAATAGCGGAACCCCTTCTTGGCGGACAGAAGATGGTAAGGGAAGCTGGGGAGGGGATCATGGTAACCCCGTAGATATTGCCACAGACAAAAAAGGAAATAAATATATCCTATGGAGCGCAGCCGAGGCGGGTGATCAACTCATATGTCTCGATGTGAATGATCAGAAACAATGGGGAATCCGGCTTGAATTTGGTGACTATGCCGCGAGCCTTTGTGTGCAAGGTGATGAATTGTATGTCGGTACTTTCGTCGAAAAAAACAAGAACATTTTAATATGTCTTGATGCTAAAACAGGAGAAAGAAAATCTTTTGAAAATGGTCAGAAGCGATTACTTCTTTCTGAAGTCAAAGATATGAATCTTCCGAATCTAGGAGGGATTACCAGTGATGAACTTAATATTTATTGTGCTTTGGAACAAAAGAACCGTGTTTTGGGTGTAGACCGGAAATCGGGTAAACCAAAATATGCCTTTGAAGTCAAATCCCCTCGTGCGCTGGCTATCAATCAGGATCGTAGCATTTTATATGTCATGACGGCTGACAAGGTAATGCCATTGGACTTGAAGAATGCAAAGTTAGGTGGCCCAATTATCACCGGATTGGATGATGCTCAGGATATTGTTCTGACGGATAATGGACGTTTTTTGATCAGTCAAAGGGGGAAGACCATGCAGGTGGGTATCTGGACGGAAAAAGGAATGCACCTCAATACAATCGGTATAAAAGGGGGGCGACCTAACTTGGGTCGTTATAAACCAGAGGGATTGTTAAACCCTAAAGGTTTATCAGTCGATAATGTCGGAGGAGTATGGGTGGCGGAAGACGACTCTTCACCGAAAAGAGTGAGCCTCTGGGATATGAAAACAGGAAAGTTGTTGAATGAGTTTTTCGGGGGAACTGCCTTTGCAGCCCGTATGACCTGCGAACCTGACAATCCTGAAAATGTTTATCTGCATTATACTCGATTTATTGTAGATTATGAGACAGGTAAAGTCATTCCTGATGCAGTCATGATAAGGCCGGGGGTAATTCCTCGCACATTGAATGGTCCTAAAGGCTGGGGCTTAATGGGACAAAACTTTGAATTTGCTAAAATCGGTAATGGCACTTATGCCTATGACGGATTTGGTGGAGTCTATAAAGTGGAAAAAGATCGGTTAAAAGCGTTTGCTTATTTTGCGGAGTCGATGCCGAATTGGGGAATGTTAACTGGCCAGGCTGTTTTTTGGGTAGATCGTAATGCGGATGGGCAGATTAACACAACTGAGATTCGTGAAGTAAAAGGGTTTAAACCTGATCTCGTTTGTACGTTTGGTGGAGGATTTTTCAAAGGGGGCGCATTCGTTCTAGGACGTAAAACTATTATTTCCAAGGGCGTTGATAATATGGGACTGCCGATTTATGAAGGAACTGAGTCCTATCCGGATTATGCATTCTTGGGAAATGGAAGTGAGATTAAAATTTTTTCAAATAGGGTGGATACATATCCATCGGTTATGTCGGACTATAAAGAGCTTTATACGATTACTAGCCTACCGGCTTCAGACGGTTCGAGGGATGGGGGAGGCAAAGAAGGTGTGTATAAATTTAACCAATCCGGCAAAATACTCTGGCGTTATCCTAAACTTGGATTGGGATTCGGTTTAACAAAAGGACTATCAAAACCGGGCGATCTTTTTGGAGCCCAACGTTTCATTGGATTAATCCAATTTTCTGAGTCATCATTGGGCGAAGTGATAGGTGTGGGATGTTCTCGCGGATACTTTGGGTTCCTCGATCACGAAGGACTTTTTATCGATCAAATAGGGCATGACCTCGGAAGTGCTCCTAAAGCTGATTTCGACGTGTTTCAAATTACAAATTTTGGAGGATATGTTTTTCGTCATCCCAAAACTGGAAAGGTGTATCTTTTCTGCGGAGATACAGATGGACGCATATTGGAGCTGCAAGGATGGGAGTCTATCCAAAAGATTGAAAGTGAATTCAAGTGGTAGAAATGTAATTATGATTTCATAAAACCTCGTCAATAAAAAGGGCTCTTCGGGATTTCGAGTGGGTGAATTGAGGGGGATTTCATAGTTCTGGGAGCATGTATGTGAGGACTTTGAGGCGGAGATAATCTTCATCGCGCAAGCCGTAGGCTCGTCTTTGAATGACACAGATTTTATTATTGAAGCCTTCGACAAAACCGAGGGCTGGTTTTTTGTCCGATTCGCAGTAGGCACCAATTCCTTCCCAATGACGTTCGATTAACTTCGCAAACTTTTCATAAGGTTTGAGCCGCTGCCATTTAAGTTGGCTCTTCCAATTCTCAAAGAATTTCCGTACCCACACCTCCCGTTTATAATCCCAGTGTTGAGCAAAAGATTCCTTGAGAAAATACGCCGTCTGTAACCTCTTATTAGCCGCCAGCAGATGTTTTAACGCTGTCTTCGTATCACTTTTGAGATTCTCCCAGTGCGATAGCAAATTGTATTTCTGCCCCTTGATATACTTCCTCTTGTTTCCGTTGAGCCTTCTGTATTCCTGTTTACGAACTTGGTCGAGAGCCTCCCCCAAATGTCGCAGAATATGAAACTTGTCATAAAGAATGACTGATTGCGACACATGGCGTTGCATCGATTGACTAAAGGCTTTCCACATATCCATGACTCCCATCTGAAGGTCCTCACTCTTTTTAGCCCCTAGAAACGCATGGAATTCATCCATGCTCGCCTCACTGCGGTCTTTTCCCCCGAACAAAATCGCCCGCTTTTTATCCAGGTCACTGACAACGATCCGGTATTTGTGCCCCTTGCCCACAGAAATTTCATCAACCCCAATAACCCTCGGATTGGCAGGCCCCGCTGCCTTTAGCTGCTCCTCCATATAACGTTTGTCCAACTCCTTGACAGTGTGCCAATCCAGATCATGCTCACGGGCCACATCTCTGATGCTTTGGCTGCGGCACTTTGCGCCCGATCATCTTCCCGAATCTCTTCGTGCAGAAGGGGCTATCCAGAAACCAATCCACTTTCTCCCTCTTCACAGACTTACACTTCCGACAGTCCACACGGTAAATATCCACTGCGAGATAAATCTGATAATCCCCGCATGGCTTGTCTCGTACCCATCGCTTTTTCTCGTCATACCATCCCAT comes from the Verrucomicrobiota bacterium genome and includes:
- a CDS encoding ISL3 family transposase; translation: MRDVAREHDLDWHTVKELDKRYMEEQLKAAGPANPRVIGVDEISVGKGHKYRIVVSDLDKKRAILFGGKDRSEASMDEFHAFLGAKKSEDLQMGVMDMWKAFSQSMQRHVSQSVILYDKFHILRHLGEALDQVRKQEYRRLNGNKRKYIKGQKYNLLSHWENLKSDTKTALKHLLAANKRLQTAYFLKESFAQHWDYKREVWVRKFFENWKSQLKWQRLKPYEKFAKLIERHWEGIGAYCESDKKPALGFVEGFNNKICVIQRRAYGLRDEDYLRLKVLTYMLPEL